Sequence from the Elusimicrobiaceae bacterium genome:
GTGCTATTGCTATTCCAATGTATCAAGGAGCAGTGGACAAGAGTCATTGGAGCACGATGCTCCCGGGAGCCAAAGCGATAAAAGACGCGGAAGAAGCATTTAAGATGTCCAATGACGGATATACCGGTGAAATGGGAAATCTTGATGTGACTATGGAGAACAACGATTTAACATTTAACTTAATTACTCCTAATAATACCTCGGACCCCAATGTAATCAGAGTGACGAATAGCAAACTGCCCAATGTACGCCTAGCCAGTTATTTAGATGATAATCCCAAATTTGCGGGACAATTACACTGCGAAGCGCTTGCTGGGGACGAGCGCGCAAACCGGCTATGCGGTGGTTTGTTACAAGGGCAAGAGCTAACGTCAGCTGACGGATATGTGGGATATCTTTTAGACCAAGAGATAGACCAAGGAACTTGTCAAAATGCCAGTCGCTCTTGGAGTACCAGTAAAACAAAGTGCTATAAAGATACTGCCACGCGTTGTACAGATTTGGGATCAGAGATAGTTACGAGTATGAATGACCAGTGTGGTTATGTTGGAAGTACAGGGGGGAAACAGATAGGAGAAGAAGAAATTTGTTTAGGAAATAGCGGATATACTCCTTGTATAAATACTACTATTAATCAGGGAGGAATATGTGAAGCAAGTGGGGGTACAAGGGCCTGTTATAGTGCAAAAATTAATTCAGGCGGTATTTGTCATGCTACCAATGATGCACAGACAGGTTGTGAAAGTGTGGTTGTAAATCCTGGTGGTATTTGTATCGGAGATAGCGTAAATTCTTGCGGTTTATCATGGTATGCTGCCAATACGGGAAAGATTGACGGTGGAATTTGCGTAGGAAATGGAGTTTCTTCTTGTACGTCGGGGAGTGGGCCTACGTTTATCAATGGGGCTATTTGTTATGCAAATAATTCACACACTTGCGGACACAATTGGTATTCGCCAGATGCTTCTGTTTTCTATGACGATACTTCTTGTTGTTGTGGTAATTTCTGCGGAAATGCTCCTTCCTGTGCCAGTCGAGGGAAAACCTGTGACCCGCAGTATTTGAAATAAATTATTGCAAAACTTTAATTTGGCGGGCGCGGGCATCTAGGGGGGAAACGGTTTCCTGTGTGGTATCTGCTCTCCATACCCCGCAACTGAGAGTTCTGTTTTCCAACTGATCGGCCGAGGCTCCGCTTTGCACCTTGGCATAACAAGCCACCCGGTAAGTGCCGTCGGCCAGCGGAGCGGCTTGGTAGATGCGTTGGCTTACCAGAAAAATATATCCCTTTTTACGATATTCCTGATTGACTTGATAGAAATAGCGGTCTATCTTAGTTTCTTGGGCGCGTTGTACTAAATTTTTTGCCCGCTGTAAGGCCGCCTCTGAAGGGAATTCTGCGGTCGTATCTTCTTCAATCTGCTGGTCACTTAACCATGCATTTCGCCGCGCCTGTAATTGACGGGCCTGACTTTCTATTTGAGCCAAGCGGGCGGGGTTTTCTACCGTTTTGTGTTTTAATTTTACCGTTCCGTTGGCACTGATTGCCCCCCGCGGTGAAACATGTACCGCGGTGGTATTAAGTAAATTGGAATGAGTAATTTGTAAGGTGATTTTTTCCGGTGTATAACGCTCGGCCCGTCCGTAAAAGCGTAAATTTTTCTCAAAATCTTTGTTGAAATCCCACACTATTTCAGACTGATCACTACGCCAACAACAGCTGTGTATGCAGGCTTTTTGTCCGTCTAAAGCTGCTTCCGCTTCGGCCGGTACAAAATGCACCTTGAACTGGTAGCATGAGTCGTATTGTTTTCCTTCAAAGTTCGTTTTCTTGGCAGGAATTTCCAACCAGGATTTGTTGGTGCTAACACCGGAATTGTTTAGCGGTGCATAGCAACCGGATAAGAATAGGATTGCCAAGAAAAGAAATTTTTTCATACACTTTATTATAGTAACTTTTTTACGCTGAAACTACAGGAGATAAATATGTTGAGCAATTGGATTGCGGCTTGGTTAATGCCCGTTTCTTTTCTGTCTGATAAAATACGCGTTGTCGTGGCGGAATGTATCGCTATTCTCGGCTTGGTGTTGCTGACTTATTTGGTGGCTAGAATTTTGAAATGGATAGCGCATTTTTTCTTGGGATGGTCCTTTATTCATAATCGGTGGCCGCGCTTAACAGAAGCCTTGCGCGCTTCTTATGTGCTGGATGCATTGGGGTTCACTCTTTCGGCGGTAATCGCCTTTCACTCTTATCCGTTTTTTATGCCGCTGGAAGGGGCCGTTTTACACGGCATTATAGGGCGCATAGTAGGAATTTACGGCATCATTTGTGTAATGGGGCTTTTGATTTCTTCGGTCAATGTGGTCGATTATTTATACGGCAAAAACCCCAAAGTGCCTTTGCGCGGCGTGTTTCAAGCGGCAAAAATCATCATCGTTTTACTGGCGGTACTGGTCATTATTTCCATCATCACCAGCAAAAGACCCATGTACGTGATTACCGGTTTGTCCGCGGCGGCAGCGGTGTTTATGCTGATTTTCAAAGACCCGATTTTAGGGTTTGCCGCCGGCATTCAGTTGGCCAGTAATAAACTACTCAAAATAGGAGATTGGATTACCATGCCGTCCCACGGGGCCGACGGCACGGTGGTAGATATTACCTTGACAACCGTGCGAGTGCAAAATTTTGATAATACAATCGTCAATTTACCCGCGTATGATTTGGTATCGCGTCCGTTTCAAAACTGGAACGGTATGTTGCAAAGTGGTGCCCGCCGAATTCAACGTGCGCTGTATATTGACGTAGAAGCCATTCAATTTTTAGATCAAGCCATGTTGGAGCGCTTATCTAAAATTAAATTACTGGAGACATATTTGAAAAATAAAATGACCGAAATTCGTGCCTTTAACGAGCAACGTAATGTGAAGGAAAGTGTGCTCAACGGCCGTCATTTGACCAATATCGGTACGTTCCGCCAGTATGCCGTGGAATATTTGCGCAGTTTGCCTACGAT
This genomic interval carries:
- a CDS encoding pilin — encoded protein: MSKKAFTLIELLVVVLIIGVLSAIAIPMYQGAVDKSHWSTMLPGAKAIKDAEEAFKMSNDGYTGEMGNLDVTMENNDLTFNLITPNNTSDPNVIRVTNSKLPNVRLASYLDDNPKFAGQLHCEALAGDERANRLCGGLLQGQELTSADGYVGYLLDQEIDQGTCQNASRSWSTSKTKCYKDTATRCTDLGSEIVTSMNDQCGYVGSTGGKQIGEEEICLGNSGYTPCINTTINQGGICEASGGTRACYSAKINSGGICHATNDAQTGCESVVVNPGGICIGDSVNSCGLSWYAANTGKIDGGICVGNGVSSCTSGSGPTFINGAICYANNSHTCGHNWYSPDASVFYDDTSCCCGNFCGNAPSCASRGKTCDPQYLK
- a CDS encoding mechanosensitive ion channel yields the protein MLSNWIAAWLMPVSFLSDKIRVVVAECIAILGLVLLTYLVARILKWIAHFFLGWSFIHNRWPRLTEALRASYVLDALGFTLSAVIAFHSYPFFMPLEGAVLHGIIGRIVGIYGIICVMGLLISSVNVVDYLYGKNPKVPLRGVFQAAKIIIVLLAVLVIISIITSKRPMYVITGLSAAAAVFMLIFKDPILGFAAGIQLASNKLLKIGDWITMPSHGADGTVVDITLTTVRVQNFDNTIVNLPAYDLVSRPFQNWNGMLQSGARRIQRALYIDVEAIQFLDQAMLERLSKIKLLETYLKNKMTEIRAFNEQRNVKESVLNGRHLTNIGTFRQYAVEYLRSLPTIDRTQTCMVRQLAAGSQGLPLEIYCFAATTEWVKYEGIQSDIFDHLYSVMPEFGLYPFQQPTGRDVSKAFGKETTGK